Within the Bombus vancouverensis nearcticus chromosome 10, iyBomVanc1_principal, whole genome shotgun sequence genome, the region TCTATTTGTAATCGATTTTCAAactaaaaaatgataaaaaaaatgttatatatgATAAAAGAAATCTCAGTTAAAATAACTAGCGAATATTCAAACAGAATGTGCGTTAAATGTGCGTCTTTCTTGACGAATGAAATAGTCTTGATAAGACGACGACAGTATTATGCGTAAAAAGTTGTTCTGCTATAAGCTGTATGATATTTCGAGAGGTTAACAAGATGCATGTAGGTTGCATCGGGAACTATTTTAAAATGTCAATGACTGCGTTATCGAAACAGAAAACTGTGAAAACGCGAAGGGCAAggtaattaggtacttataactAGGTAGATAGGTAAATAAGTAGATACCTACAAAGTGTGGATACATTTCGCCGCTTTCCATTGATATTAGATATGTAACATAACAAATTATATATACGATGCAACAACGTAGCAAAGCCGTAAAAAACTGTTTCCTGTTTTTGTCCATACTACATTTCTACAATAATCTACATATACATTGTTGGTAAAACTTGTTAATGGAGGAAAGGAATATTCATTTTTTCATTCAGACATATTACCTCGCGCAGCGCTTAAAGACTAATTAAGCCAACGACATCAGTCGTTTTTTCCCAACTAGACTATCAAATCGTTGAAATAACAACAAGCGTCAAAAGCcacttaatttataataatgatTGAATGTTGGTAAGTTTTGTGTTGGACTCCTTGATTACATAGGcaatattgtaattatatttttgtactgTATTGCGTTGCACGCATTCATTCGTGATGAACTCGGTCGTCCAACCGGTTTAATACGATTTTCCTCCTACGTCGTTGGCGCAAGGAACAACATAGGTTCTACACTTGCACtcggaggaacaattttatagaattcacTTGCCTTGAACGCTGACGCATGACTAGTTCTTTCTCCCACTATATAATTTTTGATCTATTTCTCATTTAATTAACGTCAAGCCTTGCAAAGATTTATGTCAATCGTCCGCGAGATTCTCAACTTACTGAATAACGTTCCAATCACGATCGTTTCATCATAACGCATCTCTAATGAAAACGTACAATTTTTTGCCGTTTTCCTAACAAAGAATAGTAAAATGACTGAATAATAATGAATGAATAATTTAAAGAGACATATTTACCATATTTCATATAATGACAAGTGGTGCGATTGCAAAACAATCATTTTTCTCGGGGTTATGACATCATTGCATTCATTCATCTTTTAATCTTTCTAAAATATATCATGTATGCATATATCATGCTTgcatattttgatgaaaaacagGCAGATCGAAAACAAAAAATTAAGTTCCCAGCTATCACGAATGCAGAGTCATCGGCAGAAGTTCTGCTAAAAGAAAGgtttaaaaaaggaaataaaaaaatttgtgAAAAGGTACTTGAAGCAGGAAAGTCCCAACACGTATATCTGAATTCAAGGGCATTGTGTTTCCCAATCCCCGAATCGGGGATTACTGAATCCATAGTTACTGATATGAAAAGATAACGAATGTGAACAAACAGGTTTTTGATGCTCCGTTGGTTGAAGTTGGGCGAAAGGGACACGAGATAAACAGCAATGCCCGTTGAAGATCCCGTTCACCTTGGTTCGCGACTAGTAAGTATTCACCAGCAAGGTTCCTGTCCCCTTCCAGCCTGCAGGTTGCAAGCTACATCTCACTTCTTTATTCTCAGAATATCTTCTATTCTTTCTTCTGTAATCACGGCCTAGAGCAATTTCTGTGTCTCTCGCTATGACAAGACACTTTTCAACCGCATGCAATTACGAATCTCGATCTTTCTTATACTTTCGATATTCTTATGTCGTTATtccataaattttaattattttcagagAAGCGGCTTTCTTTATTTCTAATTCGATCGAGATATATTAACAAGGTTAATCATGTGCTACCTTTTATCTCATTCATCGATTTAAGATCAAAGGCCAAAGATCACAGCGTAAATCTTTTATAAATGCACTAGTATGTAGCATTAAGGAAACACTGGAATTCAACTGGGTTTCGGAACTCAAAATGAAATGTCACGACCCTAAGTTACACTCAACGTAACAAAGTACGATACACCGCGATGCCTGATTAATGTTTAATGTAGACAAGGGCGCACATTTCTCCTCAGATCCAACGTTTTTCAAATTCCAACGTTGACCAAATTTGCTTGGTCATATTCATCGACGAAAAAATATCAGCGCGACGTTGTACTTTGGTTGATTGCATTCCACTGATAGCAGTTCGGCACAAAGATTAGAACGAGATCATCCGATTCAATAGCACGCACGTCTTAGTCGTAGGCCCAGAGACGTGCTTCCTTCCATTATCTTTTCACTGTTTGATGCGAGTAAACGCAAGACGTTGCTCATTTACACATCTCCTTTGCTTAATATCCTCTTCATCTACTCAATCGCATCTACGTCTCGATACTCGAGCTGTGAGAAGTTCGAGAATCTACACGCGCAAGCAAACTATATGGCCAAATGTTGCGTCATCTAtgattattcttattattattagctTCCAACGAAGCTAAGAAGTATTCACTAGTAATTACTAGTATTTACTAAACATTCGTTGAAGAAAGACATTTAACGATCGCGTTGCAATGGGCGCCATGGACGACTAGACTTTGATTGCCAGACAGCGATATCGTTAAGCCAATTATGCACTAACAATACAAAATTCTCATAAATCACTTTCAGGTTTAGTATAAGCTACTTAAACTCTTCACAGTAATCCGCGTGatttatcgtttatttttcaACGCAAGGATAACCGGATAAATTGAAGGTATGTCGTTTTCTTTCAGATTTGTCCATTTACTAGCAATCAACAAAAAACAATGTCGACCATCGTAGATTGGTACAAAGACGTTATAAACAATAAATGTCGTAAGAAACATTTTTATAAGTAATACGTGAATACCTTTATAAGCGATTTGTGATTTATAATACGCCCCTTTAACAATTCCAGATCCATACACGCAGGATTGGTTTCTCGTGTCAGGACCAGGTCCTCTGGCGGTAATTCTCGTTACCTATGTGTATTTTTGCCTATCCGCTGGACCAAGGTACATGAAGGACAAGAAGCCGTACGAATTGAGGAAAACCATGATCGTGTACAACTTCGTTCAAGTGCTATTTAGTATATATCTCTTTTATGAAGGATTGATGGCTGGGTGGCTGCATGACTACAATTACTCTTGTCAGCCTGTTGACTATTCGGACAATCCAAAATCTATCAGGGTATTTTTCGCTAAACTATAATTCGCTAAACAAATGCCGAATAAACGGCGGAATGTTGTATGTTAACGCTTGTAAAATTGTGACTTACAGATGGCTAAGATTGTGCACTTTTATTTCATGTGCAAGTTGACAGAGCTTTTGGACACAGTATTCTTTGTTCTTCGGAAGAAGAGTCGTCAGATCTCAACCCTTCACGTGTATCATCACACGCTAATGCCGGTCTGCGCCTGGATCGGAGTCAAGTTCCTGCCGAATGGCCATGGAACGTTCTTGGGCCTCGTCAACGCTTTCATTCACATAATCATGTACATGTACTACATGCTGTCTTCGATAGGGTCACACATGAACAAATATCTCTGGTGGAAAAAGTATATAACGATGCTCCAGTTGATTCAATTTGGCATGATTTTTATCCATACCATTCAACTATTTTTCAACGGATGCAATTATCCGAGGCCTATTGCGTTCCTGCTCTTGCTGAACGCGACGATCTTCATCTACATGTTCGGGTCGTTCTATGTCAAAAATTACCGTAAAAGACAACGAACACAGATAAAAGATGAGCAAATAAATATGGCGGCGAAGAAAGTGGAGTGAATTAATATCGTTAACGCGGTTTTCTTTTCGCTTGTTGTACTCCTTTTCGTTTCAAAGGAACATTTCACCTTCGTTAGGTACATAGAAGCGTACTAGCATAGAACGGTAAATTTAGTcggtaaatttaattatatatatatatatatatatatatatatatatatatatatattagccGCAAATGTAATTCTGAGTTGTCATACCTTTAGGTTGTTGCATCttaaattatcaattatttttaaaatcctTCTATTTAATTATAGTAGAGTTTGTAAGAAATATGTAAgagttcctttcttttcttctttttattaaattcgatATATTGTTTCTTGCCTAAAAGTGGAGTATTCTAGGTATGAAGAGAACATACGTAGTCATACCAAAGATAGATAAATCTCGCTCCAGCCGGAGAAGTAAGTAGATTGTGATTCAAAACACCAGACATCACGATTTTAAAAATCAAGTATCTCCAGCTTGTGCCTTATCATGAAAGGAATGTACTGCATTGAAAAAATACGAAATCAATTTCGAAATCGACGTTCGGTCGATAACGTTGATAATGAAGGAAACATGATCAAAGGGTTTATCAATCAATTCGGCTCTTTGATGAGCTCATTCAATTACACTGTTCGTCGATAAGATAGACCAATAATGTGCCTTTATCGAATCTTCCTTCGAATGGAAGTATTAATGTACTTTATtgtattgaaaatttattgtatGGGAAATAATTGATACTTTTTCTAATCACTGTTTCCATAACAATTTGGTAACTATTTGGCACAACAACTTTTTATACGAATGTACATACCTACTTATAAGtgaaaatagaatttagaaCAGAAGCAAAGGTcaatttattttgtttatacCAGTGCAAATAAGTTATAAAAACGTCCAGCGTTAGAAATAAAGTGAATTATCTTAAattacgtataacgttgtacatcttttcaacgtttaaaaattttctatttaatatgAAAGTACATGTGCAATAAAGTAATTACATTTTTAGATATATCCTCGAATATTTCTTTCCTTATGATTGAATTTCCTCCATTTCTTTTCTTCAATGATTTTGATATCCGTTAATACCAATTAAACCACGTTTGAAATAAACAAAACACGTATTGAAGGCCAGCGGATCTTCGATTATACGCTGGTCAATGTCCTTTTGTCGTTAAGGGTCACGACCATCGGACCCACGGGACCTCTTCATCCGTTTCACTTCAACGTTACACACGTGTCAATGACGAATCGATTACTTGCAAGATCTGCTCAATTCTATAATTCTTCAATTAATTGTTTCTAATGCATACATGTCTATAATAATTCTAACAAATTCGTTTCCAAGTTCAATTAGTTACAACGAAGTAATATTTGCATATTAATATTCCATACCTTCATTGGGCGTTTTTCATCTTCGATTTTAAAAAGCGCTTTGATCATCGAAAGTAACAATTCCAGTGCTTTAATACATAGAAGCACATTCACGAGAGTAGAGTGtagtatttgaaaaataaattcgaaACAAAGAGCTCCACTTTCAGTCTGCTTGGTCACGCAAGGCCACGATTATCGATTCTTTATGCACTTAATTAGTAAATGAAATGGATTACGTATAAGAGATTTCC harbors:
- the LOC117159174 gene encoding very long chain fatty acid elongase 7 isoform X2, producing MSTIVDWYKDVINNKCHPYTQDWFLVSGPGPLAVILVTYVYFCLSAGPRYMKDKKPYELRKTMIVYNFVQVLFSIYLFYEGLMAGWLHDYNYSCQPVDYSDNPKSIRMAKIVHFYFMCKLTELLDTVFFVLRKKSRQISTLHVYHHTLMPVCAWIGVKFLPNGHGTFLGLVNAFIHIIMYMYYMLSSIGSHMNKYLWWKKYITMLQLIQFGMIFIHTIQLFFNGCNYPRPIAFLLLLNATIFIYMFGSFYVKNYRKRQRTQIKDEQINMAAKKVE
- the LOC117159174 gene encoding very long chain fatty acid elongase 7 isoform X1 codes for the protein MPVEDPVHLGSRLICPFTSNQQKTMSTIVDWYKDVINNKCHPYTQDWFLVSGPGPLAVILVTYVYFCLSAGPRYMKDKKPYELRKTMIVYNFVQVLFSIYLFYEGLMAGWLHDYNYSCQPVDYSDNPKSIRMAKIVHFYFMCKLTELLDTVFFVLRKKSRQISTLHVYHHTLMPVCAWIGVKFLPNGHGTFLGLVNAFIHIIMYMYYMLSSIGSHMNKYLWWKKYITMLQLIQFGMIFIHTIQLFFNGCNYPRPIAFLLLLNATIFIYMFGSFYVKNYRKRQRTQIKDEQINMAAKKVE